A genomic segment from Streptomyces sp. NBC_00237 encodes:
- a CDS encoding ABC transporter ATP-binding protein, whose product MQTTPVHFAQVTKAYGPVKAVSDLTLTLRPGETVALLGPNGAGKSTTLDLLLGLRPADTGTVTLFGTTPQRAVADGRVGAMLQSGGLMEEVKVREIVRLACDLHPKPYPVQEVLDRAGIAAVADRMVNKLSGGQEQRVRFALATAGANDLIVLDEPTTGMDVTSRQAFWATMRDQADQGRTVLFATHYLEEADAIADRVLVLHKGRLLADGTAAEIKAKAGARRIAFDLEGPIDESALGALPYLSQLAVSGRTVRMQSHDADATVHALYGLGLYPRNLEVAGLGLEQAFVAITEAEETKESQAA is encoded by the coding sequence ATGCAGACGACACCCGTCCACTTCGCCCAGGTGACCAAGGCGTACGGCCCCGTGAAGGCCGTCTCCGACCTCACCCTGACCCTCCGCCCCGGCGAGACCGTCGCCCTCCTCGGCCCCAACGGCGCGGGCAAGTCCACCACCCTCGACCTCCTCCTCGGACTGCGCCCCGCCGACACCGGAACCGTCACCCTCTTCGGCACCACCCCGCAGCGCGCCGTCGCCGACGGCCGGGTCGGCGCGATGCTCCAGAGCGGCGGCCTGATGGAGGAGGTCAAGGTCCGCGAGATCGTCCGGCTCGCCTGCGACCTGCACCCCAAGCCGTACCCCGTGCAGGAGGTGCTGGACCGGGCCGGGATCGCCGCCGTCGCGGACCGCATGGTCAACAAGCTCTCCGGCGGCCAGGAGCAGCGCGTCCGCTTCGCCCTCGCCACCGCGGGGGCCAACGACCTGATCGTGCTCGACGAGCCCACCACCGGCATGGACGTCACCTCCCGCCAGGCGTTCTGGGCGACCATGCGCGACCAGGCCGACCAGGGCCGCACCGTCCTGTTCGCCACGCACTACCTGGAGGAGGCCGACGCCATCGCCGACCGGGTCCTCGTCCTGCACAAGGGCCGCCTCCTCGCCGACGGCACCGCCGCCGAGATCAAGGCGAAGGCGGGCGCCCGCCGGATCGCCTTCGACCTGGAGGGCCCGATCGACGAGAGCGCGCTCGGCGCCCTCCCGTACCTCTCCCAGCTGGCCGTCTCCGGCCGCACCGTCCGCATGCAGTCGCACGACGCCGACGCGACCGTCCACGCGCTGTACGGGCTGGGCCTCTACCCCCGCAACCTCGAAGTCGCCGGACTGGGCCTTGAGCAGGCGTTCGTGGCGATCACCGAAGCCGAAGAGACCAAGGAGTCCCAGGCCGCATGA
- a CDS encoding carboxymuconolactone decarboxylase family protein, translating to MEARMANPATIIPEAYPAILSVMKAARKGGVPESTMELIHLRISQINGCGVCVVGGAASARKSGETEERLDSVAVWRDAPYFTDAERAALDLAESATRLADRPDPVSDEVWNEAAKHYDEKQLAGITLWIGVSNLFNRLNATTRQVAGATW from the coding sequence GTGGAAGCCCGTATGGCCAACCCCGCCACGATCATCCCCGAGGCGTACCCCGCCATCCTCTCCGTCATGAAGGCGGCCCGTAAGGGCGGCGTCCCGGAGTCCACGATGGAGCTGATCCACCTGCGCATCAGCCAGATCAACGGGTGCGGCGTCTGCGTCGTCGGCGGCGCGGCGAGCGCCCGCAAGTCCGGGGAGACCGAGGAGCGCCTCGACTCCGTCGCCGTCTGGCGCGACGCCCCGTACTTCACCGACGCCGAGCGCGCCGCCCTGGACCTCGCCGAGTCCGCCACCCGCCTCGCCGACCGCCCCGATCCGGTGTCCGACGAGGTCTGGAACGAGGCCGCCAAGCACTACGACGAGAAGCAGCTCGCCGGGATCACCCTGTGGATCGGCGTCAGCAACCTCTTCAACCGGCTCAACGCCACCACCCGCCAGGTCGCCGGAGCCACGTGGTAG
- a CDS encoding sensor histidine kinase, with protein sequence MKEESAGETFAPIGRPADNRRPVVAKLLWIGIWLAFMGAPVSDLLGDAHTAPAVVGGWLGLAAFVAVYFALVFRHTSKALARRLVWTALGTLYVLSSVLSLTLGRPWLTLFVYVSVACGACLPMRAARWAIPAVTATLLLAGLGHEGPGQILGAVAIPALLGGFAMTGVRQLVRTTVELREARATVAQLAANEERLRLARDLHDLLGHSLSLITLKSELAGRMLPGHPEQAAQQVADIEKVSRQALVDVREAVTGYRRATLAAELAGARTALAAAGVAADLPAALPPDAPDVPPEQEEALAWALREAVTNVVRHSGARRCTVRLRRTQTLDGAFLELTVEDDGRGTPGTPRAGNGLTGMGERLARAGGTVHAAPALPGFALRATVPLPTVPA encoded by the coding sequence ATGAAAGAGGAGTCGGCGGGGGAGACCTTCGCCCCGATCGGGCGGCCTGCGGACAACCGCCGCCCGGTCGTGGCGAAGCTGCTGTGGATCGGCATCTGGCTCGCCTTCATGGGCGCCCCCGTGTCCGACCTCCTGGGCGACGCGCACACCGCCCCGGCCGTCGTCGGCGGCTGGCTGGGCCTGGCCGCCTTCGTCGCCGTCTACTTCGCCCTCGTGTTCCGGCACACCTCCAAGGCGCTGGCCCGCCGCCTCGTCTGGACCGCCCTGGGCACGCTGTACGTCCTCTCGTCCGTCCTCTCGCTCACCCTGGGCCGCCCCTGGCTGACCCTCTTCGTGTACGTGTCCGTGGCGTGCGGGGCCTGCCTGCCGATGCGGGCGGCGCGCTGGGCGATCCCCGCGGTGACCGCCACCCTGCTGCTGGCCGGCCTCGGCCACGAGGGTCCCGGCCAGATCCTGGGCGCGGTCGCGATCCCCGCGCTCCTCGGCGGCTTCGCCATGACGGGCGTACGCCAACTCGTCCGTACGACGGTGGAGTTGAGGGAGGCCCGCGCCACCGTCGCCCAGCTCGCCGCCAACGAGGAACGCCTGCGCCTCGCCCGCGACCTGCACGACCTCCTCGGCCACTCCCTCTCCCTGATCACCCTCAAGAGCGAGCTCGCGGGCCGGATGCTGCCCGGCCACCCGGAACAGGCCGCCCAGCAGGTCGCCGACATCGAGAAGGTCAGCCGCCAGGCCCTCGTCGACGTCCGGGAAGCCGTCACCGGCTACCGCCGCGCCACCCTCGCCGCCGAACTCGCCGGAGCCCGAACCGCGTTGGCCGCCGCGGGCGTCGCGGCGGACCTCCCCGCCGCACTCCCGCCCGATGCCCCTGACGTCCCTCCGGAACAGGAGGAGGCGCTCGCCTGGGCGCTGCGCGAAGCCGTCACCAATGTCGTACGGCACAGTGGCGCGCGGCGCTGCACGGTGCGCCTGCGCCGGACGCAGACCCTCGACGGAGCCTTCCTGGAGCTGACGGTCGAGGACGACGGCCGGGGCACACCGGGCACTCCCCGCGCGGGCAACGGCCTGACCGGCATGGGCGAGCGGCTCGCGCGGGCCGGCGGCACGGTCCACGCCGCCCCCGCACTCCCCGGCTTCGCCCTCAGGGCCACGGTGCCGCTGCCCACCGTCCCCGCCTAG
- a CDS encoding response regulator transcription factor, whose amino-acid sequence MTSTAGIRLLLAEDQSMVREALAALLGLEHDFEVVAQVARGDEVLAAARATPVDVALLDIEMPGATGIEAAAQLTAQLPEVKVVVLTTFGRPGHLRTAMEAGAVAFLVKDAPAAQLADAIRRVLAGERVIDPTLAAAALAGGANPLTDREREVLRAAADGSTNAEIAAALHLSQGTVRNYLSTAIQKLATRNRAEAVGVAREKGWL is encoded by the coding sequence ATGACCAGCACCGCCGGCATCCGGCTCCTGCTCGCCGAGGACCAGTCGATGGTCCGCGAGGCGCTCGCCGCGCTCCTCGGCCTGGAGCACGACTTCGAGGTCGTCGCCCAGGTGGCGCGCGGCGACGAGGTGCTGGCGGCGGCCCGTGCGACCCCCGTCGACGTGGCCCTCCTCGACATCGAGATGCCCGGCGCGACCGGCATCGAGGCCGCCGCCCAACTGACCGCGCAGCTCCCCGAGGTGAAGGTCGTCGTCCTCACCACCTTCGGCCGCCCCGGCCACCTGCGTACGGCCATGGAGGCGGGCGCGGTCGCGTTCCTGGTGAAGGACGCCCCGGCCGCCCAGCTCGCCGACGCGATCCGCAGGGTCCTCGCGGGGGAGCGGGTCATCGATCCCACCCTGGCCGCCGCCGCGCTCGCGGGCGGGGCCAACCCGCTCACCGACCGCGAACGCGAGGTGCTGCGCGCCGCCGCCGACGGGTCCACCAACGCGGAGATCGCCGCCGCCCTCCACCTCTCCCAGGGCACCGTGCGCAACTACCTCTCCACCGCCATCCAGAAGCTGGCCACCCGCAACCGGGCCGAAGCGGTCGGCGTGGCCCGCGAGAAGGGCTGGCTCTAG
- a CDS encoding ABC transporter permease: MKTLVALEIRRTLRNKKFMFFSVIYPSALFLMIAGTQGNQKVPDSDLTMPLFVMVAMASFGALTTVLMGNSERIAKEREKGWVRQLRLTSLPGRGYVLAKIAGSAVVTLPAIVIVFAVAAAAKGVRLDAWQWIALTAVIWAGSIVFAALGVALGYVVSGDAVRPVTMIVYFGLSILGGLWMPATLYPQWLQNIAEWLPTHAYAALGQAIELGGAPHAKDVAILAGYFLLFAGGAAWLYRKDALKA, from the coding sequence ATGAAGACCCTCGTCGCCCTCGAAATCCGCCGCACCCTGCGGAACAAGAAGTTCATGTTCTTCTCGGTGATCTACCCCTCCGCCCTCTTCCTGATGATCGCGGGCACCCAGGGCAACCAGAAGGTCCCGGACTCCGACCTCACCATGCCCCTGTTCGTCATGGTCGCCATGGCCTCCTTCGGCGCGCTGACGACCGTCCTGATGGGCAACAGCGAACGCATCGCCAAGGAGCGTGAGAAGGGCTGGGTCCGCCAGCTGCGCCTGACCAGCCTCCCCGGCCGGGGTTACGTCCTCGCCAAGATCGCGGGCTCGGCTGTCGTCACGCTGCCCGCCATCGTGATCGTGTTCGCCGTCGCGGCAGCCGCCAAGGGCGTACGCCTCGACGCCTGGCAGTGGATCGCGCTGACGGCCGTCATCTGGGCGGGCAGCATCGTCTTCGCCGCGCTGGGCGTGGCCCTCGGCTACGTCGTCAGCGGTGACGCCGTCCGCCCCGTCACGATGATCGTGTACTTCGGCCTGTCCATCCTGGGCGGTCTGTGGATGCCCGCCACCCTCTACCCTCAGTGGCTCCAGAACATCGCCGAATGGCTGCCCACGCACGCCTACGCGGCCCTCGGCCAGGCCATCGAGCTGGGTGGCGCCCCGCACGCCAAGGACGTCGCCATCCTCGCCGGATACTTCCTCCTGTTCGCGGGCGGCGCCGCCTGGCTGTACCGGAAGGACGCGCTGAAGGCATGA